Proteins encoded within one genomic window of Deinococcus aerolatus:
- the paaZ gene encoding phenylacetic acid degradation bifunctional protein PaaZ yields the protein MTTQTQTAAILRPASYVSGQWHANADGQTLVDAVYGRPIAVISSEGVDFAGALAHGRKHGAALRKMTFHTRARALKALGLYLMERKEEYYALNLLTGATRRDGWVDIEGGIGTLLSYSSMARRELPDERFLPEGKVETLGRAGTFVGRHLMVPREGVAVQINAFNFPVWGMLEKLAPAFIAGMPSLVKPAPQTAYLTERVVRDIIESGLLPEGALQLVIGEPGDLLDHVREQDMVAFTGSAATAAKLKVHPNIIAHSVPFNAEADSLNASVLGLTVTPDSPEFMLYVKEVAREITGKAGQKCTAIRRAIVPSGMVEAVTEALRKELGKITLGDPARDDVRMGALVSVEQRDRVRETLAELRREARVVIGGAEGELLGGDREKGAFLDPTVLLCDSPLTATGPHELEAFGPVATLLPYDSLDDAIQLARMGRGSLAGSVITHSRAEATELVLGLASTHGRILVLNRDDAKESTGHGSPLPQLLHGGPGRAGGGAELGGIAGVKHHMNKVAVQADPTTLAAITREFVPGGEVREDVVHPFRKTFDEIQVGDSLLTHRRTVTEADIVNFAGLTGDHFYAHVDEIGAKEGIFGRRVAHGYFLISAAAGMFVSPAPGPVLANYGLENLRFVEPVGIGDTIRTRLTCKRRVRKDLRPDDKQPTGVVEWHAEITNQNDELVATYDILTLVVRAHDRFDAPAQPGPEGAAQA from the coding sequence ATGACCACCCAGACCCAGACCGCCGCCATCCTCCGCCCCGCCTCCTACGTGTCCGGCCAGTGGCACGCCAACGCCGACGGTCAGACGCTGGTGGACGCCGTGTATGGCCGCCCCATCGCCGTGATTTCCTCGGAGGGGGTGGATTTTGCTGGCGCGCTGGCCCACGGCCGCAAACACGGCGCGGCGCTGCGGAAGATGACCTTCCACACGCGGGCGCGGGCGCTGAAGGCCCTGGGCCTGTACCTGATGGAGCGCAAGGAGGAGTACTACGCCCTGAACCTGCTGACCGGCGCCACCCGCCGCGACGGCTGGGTGGACATCGAGGGCGGCATCGGCACCCTGCTCAGCTACAGCAGCATGGCCCGGCGCGAGCTGCCCGACGAGCGCTTTCTGCCCGAAGGCAAGGTAGAGACGCTGGGCCGGGCCGGCACCTTCGTGGGCCGTCACCTGATGGTCCCGCGCGAGGGTGTGGCGGTGCAGATCAACGCGTTTAACTTTCCGGTGTGGGGGATGCTGGAAAAGCTCGCGCCCGCTTTTATTGCTGGGATGCCCAGCCTGGTCAAGCCCGCGCCCCAGACCGCCTACCTAACCGAGCGCGTGGTGCGCGACATCATCGAGTCGGGCCTGCTGCCCGAGGGGGCGCTGCAACTGGTGATCGGTGAGCCGGGCGACCTGCTGGACCATGTGCGCGAGCAGGACATGGTGGCCTTCACCGGTTCGGCGGCAACGGCCGCCAAGCTGAAGGTGCATCCCAACATCATCGCCCACTCGGTGCCGTTCAACGCCGAGGCCGACAGCCTGAATGCCTCGGTGCTGGGCCTGACGGTGACGCCCGACAGTCCCGAGTTCATGCTGTACGTCAAGGAGGTGGCCCGCGAGATCACCGGCAAGGCAGGCCAGAAATGCACCGCCATCCGCCGCGCCATCGTGCCGTCGGGGATGGTGGAGGCCGTGACCGAGGCGCTCAGGAAGGAGCTAGGCAAGATCACGCTGGGCGACCCGGCCCGCGACGACGTGCGGATGGGCGCACTGGTCAGCGTGGAGCAGCGCGACCGCGTGCGGGAAACGCTGGCAGAACTGCGCCGGGAGGCGCGCGTCGTGATCGGCGGCGCGGAGGGCGAGCTGCTGGGCGGGGACCGCGAGAAGGGCGCGTTCCTTGATCCCACCGTGCTGCTGTGCGACTCGCCGCTGACCGCAACGGGGCCGCACGAGCTGGAGGCCTTTGGCCCGGTGGCAACGCTGCTGCCCTACGACTCGCTGGACGACGCCATCCAACTGGCACGCATGGGCCGCGGTTCGCTGGCCGGCAGCGTCATCACCCATAGCCGCGCCGAGGCCACCGAGCTGGTGCTGGGGCTGGCGAGTACGCACGGGCGCATTCTGGTGCTGAACCGCGATGACGCCAAGGAAAGCACCGGCCACGGCTCCCCGCTGCCGCAGCTGCTGCACGGCGGCCCTGGACGGGCGGGTGGCGGCGCGGAGCTGGGCGGCATTGCGGGCGTCAAGCACCACATGAACAAGGTGGCGGTACAGGCCGACCCCACCACCCTGGCCGCCATCACCCGCGAGTTCGTCCCGGGCGGCGAGGTCCGCGAGGACGTGGTGCACCCATTCCGCAAAACCTTCGACGAGATTCAGGTGGGCGACAGCCTCCTGACGCACCGCCGCACCGTCACCGAGGCCGACATCGTGAACTTCGCGGGCCTGACCGGCGATCACTTCTACGCACACGTGGACGAGATCGGCGCGAAGGAGGGCATCTTCGGGCGGCGGGTGGCGCACGGCTACTTCCTGATCTCCGCCGCCGCCGGAATGTTCGTCTCGCCCGCCCCGGGGCCGGTGCTGGCAAACTACGGGCTGGAAAACCTGCGCTTTGTCGAGCCGGTGGGCATCGGCGACACCATCCGCACCCGCCTGACCTGCAAGCGCAGGGTTCGCAAGGATCTGCGTCCGGACGACAAGCAGCCCACCGGGGTGGTGGAATGGCACGCCGAGATCACCAACCAGAATGATGAACTCGTTGCCACCTACGACATCCTGACCCTGGTGGTGCGCGCGCACGACCGCTTCGACGCCCCGGCCCAACCCGGACCGGAAGGCGCAGCCCAGGCGTAA
- a CDS encoding VOC family protein, which translates to MTTLITGLDHVQVEAPAGCEAAARAFYSGFLGLPELQKPAALERNGGVWFALPDGRQLHVGVAPDFVPREKGHPALRCDDIGVFGVHCDSHGVAYVSDAEAGVPRVFLKDAFGNRLEVVEGSHPSVLLE; encoded by the coding sequence ATGACCACCCTGATCACCGGACTTGATCACGTTCAGGTTGAAGCCCCCGCCGGCTGCGAGGCCGCCGCCCGCGCCTTTTACAGCGGGTTTCTGGGGTTGCCCGAGCTGCAAAAGCCCGCCGCGCTGGAGAGGAATGGCGGCGTGTGGTTTGCCCTGCCCGACGGGCGGCAACTGCATGTGGGCGTCGCCCCCGATTTCGTGCCGCGCGAGAAGGGGCATCCGGCGCTGCGCTGCGACGACATTGGCGTGTTCGGGGTGCACTGCGACTCGCACGGCGTCGCCTACGTTTCGGACGCTGAGGCGGGCGTGCCGCGCGTGTTCCTCAAAGATGCCTTCGGCAACCGGCTGGAAGTGGTGGAGGGTTCACATCCCAGCGTGTTGCTGGAATAA